A single window of Sneathiella limimaris DNA harbors:
- a CDS encoding YbhB/YbcL family Raf kinase inhibitor-like protein has product MTAQLNVTIDGWNDGEEIPGRFAFGVQAAEGHVALSTNINPKISWSGAPEGTKSLALICHDPDVPSVGDDVNQEGKTVPADLPRVDFYHWVVVDIDPSISAIEEGDDSSEIVAKGKTPGPQAYGITGVNNYTDWFAGDADMGGTYGGYDGPCPPWNDSIVHHYHFTVYALDVETLGLSGNFGGPEALAAMEGHVLAKDSFVGTYSLNPAVKA; this is encoded by the coding sequence ATGACAGCACAACTTAATGTCACAATCGACGGATGGAACGATGGAGAGGAAATTCCAGGCCGCTTCGCATTTGGTGTTCAAGCGGCCGAAGGTCACGTCGCATTAAGTACCAACATTAATCCAAAAATATCATGGTCTGGCGCCCCTGAAGGAACAAAATCCCTTGCCCTCATTTGCCATGATCCAGATGTACCTTCAGTCGGTGATGACGTAAATCAGGAAGGCAAAACGGTTCCTGCCGATTTACCACGGGTGGACTTCTATCACTGGGTTGTTGTTGATATTGACCCCTCAATCTCTGCCATCGAGGAAGGTGACGATAGCTCTGAAATCGTTGCAAAAGGAAAAACGCCCGGCCCTCAAGCCTATGGGATTACAGGGGTTAATAACTACACAGACTGGTTTGCAGGAGATGCAGACATGGGCGGCACCTACGGCGGATATGACGGCCCTTGCCCACCCTGGAATGACAGCATCGTCCACCATTATCATTTTACGGTTTACGCCCTGGACGTGGAAACGCTTGGTCTTTCCGGAAATTTTGGTGGACCTGAGGCTCTTGCGGCTATGGAGGGGCATGTCCTTGCCAAGGACAGCTTTGTTGGCACTTACAGCCTGAACCCTGCTGTCAAAGCTTAA
- a CDS encoding amidohydrolase family protein, with amino-acid sequence MFDLIVRNARCAGISNIAMDIAVKDGKIMAIEPSVDAKAAEEFDAEGFLVSSPFVDSHFHMDATLTYGRPRVNESGTLLEGIALWGELKPLLDKAEIKSRAHRLCRLAIARGNLAIRSHVDICDPDLVAVEALLEVVDEIAPYLDLQLVAFPQDGFLRDPNAKEQLIRALDMGVHVVGGIPHFERSMQDGSQSIVELCRLAADRGLMVDMHCDESDDPLSRHIEMLSQQTVHFGLEGRVTGSHLTSMHSMDNYYVSKLIPLMKEADIQVVANPLINITLQGRHDTYPKRRGMTRVKELVAAGLNVAFGHDCVMDPWYSLGSHDMLEVASMGLHVGQMTGQAEMREMFNAVTINGAKALGLDHFGLEIGKSADFVVLQARDEIEALRLSPTRIAVFRRGSKIASQPKQISTVTLGDEVSEVDYLI; translated from the coding sequence ATGTTTGATCTGATTGTTCGAAATGCCCGATGCGCCGGGATCAGCAATATCGCGATGGATATTGCTGTCAAGGACGGCAAGATCATGGCCATTGAGCCGTCGGTGGACGCCAAGGCGGCAGAGGAATTTGATGCTGAAGGCTTTCTTGTGTCTTCTCCCTTCGTGGATAGCCATTTTCATATGGACGCCACCCTGACCTATGGTCGCCCGCGGGTGAATGAAAGTGGGACCTTGCTTGAGGGGATTGCCCTTTGGGGGGAGTTGAAACCTCTTCTGGATAAGGCTGAAATTAAATCGCGTGCCCATCGCCTGTGTCGGCTGGCGATTGCACGGGGGAACCTTGCCATTCGCTCCCATGTGGATATCTGTGACCCGGATCTGGTGGCGGTTGAGGCCTTGTTAGAAGTGGTTGATGAGATTGCCCCTTATCTGGATTTGCAGTTGGTGGCCTTCCCGCAGGATGGTTTCTTAAGAGACCCAAACGCGAAAGAGCAGTTGATCCGTGCGCTGGATATGGGTGTTCATGTGGTTGGGGGCATCCCTCATTTTGAACGCAGTATGCAGGATGGCAGCCAGTCGATTGTAGAACTTTGCCGTCTGGCCGCTGATCGCGGTTTGATGGTCGATATGCATTGCGATGAAAGTGACGATCCACTGTCGCGTCATATTGAAATGCTATCCCAGCAAACAGTTCATTTCGGGCTGGAGGGACGTGTTACCGGCTCGCATCTCACGTCCATGCATTCCATGGACAATTATTATGTGTCTAAGCTGATCCCGTTGATGAAAGAAGCAGACATTCAGGTTGTGGCCAATCCGCTCATCAATATTACATTGCAGGGAAGACATGACACCTACCCTAAGCGGCGCGGCATGACGCGGGTTAAAGAACTGGTCGCGGCTGGGCTGAATGTTGCTTTTGGTCATGATTGCGTGATGGATCCCTGGTACTCCCTCGGCTCACATGACATGCTGGAAGTGGCCTCTATGGGCTTGCATGTGGGGCAGATGACCGGTCAGGCCGAGATGCGGGAAATGTTTAACGCAGTCACCATCAACGGTGCGAAAGCATTGGGACTTGATCATTTTGGACTGGAGATAGGGAAATCTGCGGATTTTGTTGTCTTGCAGGCTCGCGATGAGATTGAGGCTCTTAGGCTCTCTCCAACCCGTATTGCCGTGTTTAGACGGGGCAGCAAAATTGCGTCTCAACCAAAGCAGATTTCGACGGTTACCCTGGGCGATGAGGTCAGCGAAGTTGATTATCTGATTTAG
- a CDS encoding ABC transporter permease: protein MDFFEMFLNIGFWAATIRMATPLIFGTLGELICERAGVLNLGIEGIMTTGAMVAWMWVYQGGDLWSAVFVAAAFGMLFGYLHSIFSVYMGLSQHVTGIGITLLSTSLSYYSFRLLLPGVTTPPKIVPFELLPIPFLSEIPVIGPAFFNQSPLTYLAFIMVGVVAYVLYRTPVGLAVRMVGENPMAVEVQGIDVYRVRTGAVMVGSAFMAVGGAFLTISVFDAFYFDMINGRGWICVALVIFASWRPGKALLGAVLFAAFDAIQIRVQQSSISFIPYQFFLMMPYIFSILALVIMSRKAAYPKALLVPFRRGQR from the coding sequence ATGGATTTCTTTGAAATGTTCCTCAATATCGGGTTCTGGGCTGCGACCATTCGGATGGCAACTCCGCTGATTTTTGGCACGCTTGGTGAATTGATTTGCGAGCGGGCTGGTGTCCTTAATCTAGGGATCGAGGGGATTATGACCACCGGCGCCATGGTGGCCTGGATGTGGGTTTATCAAGGTGGTGACTTGTGGTCGGCAGTATTTGTCGCTGCGGCCTTTGGAATGCTGTTTGGATATTTACACAGTATTTTCTCAGTCTATATGGGGTTGTCACAGCATGTGACTGGAATTGGGATTACGCTTCTTTCCACATCACTGAGTTATTATTCCTTCCGATTATTGTTGCCGGGTGTGACCACCCCGCCAAAGATCGTTCCTTTTGAGCTTCTGCCAATTCCGTTTCTCTCAGAAATCCCTGTTATCGGACCTGCTTTTTTCAATCAGTCACCCCTGACCTATCTGGCGTTTATTATGGTCGGTGTTGTGGCTTACGTGCTCTATCGGACACCGGTTGGCCTTGCCGTTCGGATGGTGGGCGAGAACCCCATGGCTGTAGAAGTGCAGGGGATTGATGTTTATCGGGTGAGGACTGGGGCCGTGATGGTTGGAAGTGCCTTTATGGCCGTTGGCGGGGCGTTCCTGACTATATCAGTCTTCGATGCGTTTTATTTCGACATGATCAATGGTCGCGGCTGGATCTGTGTTGCGCTGGTGATCTTTGCCTCATGGCGGCCGGGAAAAGCCTTGCTGGGCGCCGTGCTCTTTGCGGCGTTCGATGCCATTCAGATCCGCGTGCAGCAATCCAGTATCAGCTTTATTCCCTACCAGTTCTTCCTGATGATGCCCTATATCTTCAGTATTCTGGCGCTGGTGATCATGTCCCGTAAAGCAGCATATCCAAAAGCATTGCTGGTCCCGTTTAGGCGGGGGCAGAGATAA
- a CDS encoding BMP family protein — translation MRKILSAVVVGATLLAGMAAAQAEKLKVAGIYTVPVQQKWAGTLHRALVKAEEEGKIDYVFSEKTANTDYVRVMREYAESGVKLIVGEAFGISREARKVADDYPEVAFLMGDPGDKYGSNFSVFDNYIHEPCYLMGVIAGTMTKTNKIGMIGGYPIGEVNRLFHAFMAGAKSVNPDVEFKVSFIGSWYDPPKAKEFAFAQVESGVDILYAERAGVVDAAREKGILAFGNVNDMNKEENGTDVVVASALWHMENAINYAIDLVKAGNFKAENYKEWTMMQKGGASLSPYYEFDSKIPAETKAKVEELAAKIKAGEFEVEIIDDEPKSTF, via the coding sequence ATGAGAAAAATCCTGTCAGCCGTCGTTGTCGGCGCGACCCTGCTCGCAGGGATGGCAGCAGCCCAGGCTGAAAAACTGAAGGTTGCCGGTATTTACACCGTGCCAGTTCAGCAAAAATGGGCTGGTACACTGCATCGGGCGCTTGTGAAGGCTGAAGAAGAAGGCAAAATTGATTATGTTTTCTCCGAAAAGACAGCCAATACAGACTATGTCCGGGTAATGCGCGAATATGCTGAAAGCGGCGTCAAACTGATCGTTGGGGAAGCCTTTGGTATTAGCCGTGAAGCGCGTAAAGTGGCGGATGATTATCCTGAAGTGGCGTTCCTTATGGGGGATCCAGGGGACAAATACGGCTCCAACTTCTCCGTTTTTGATAACTACATTCACGAGCCATGCTACCTGATGGGTGTCATTGCCGGTACAATGACCAAAACCAACAAGATCGGCATGATCGGTGGGTACCCAATTGGTGAAGTGAACCGCCTGTTCCATGCTTTCATGGCTGGCGCAAAATCTGTCAATCCAGACGTGGAGTTCAAAGTTTCCTTCATTGGGTCCTGGTATGATCCGCCCAAAGCCAAGGAATTTGCTTTTGCGCAAGTCGAATCCGGTGTCGATATCCTGTATGCGGAGCGGGCTGGTGTTGTAGACGCCGCTCGGGAAAAAGGCATTCTTGCCTTTGGTAACGTGAACGACATGAACAAGGAAGAAAACGGCACGGATGTGGTTGTCGCATCTGCTCTTTGGCATATGGAAAATGCGATTAATTACGCGATTGATCTCGTAAAAGCCGGTAACTTCAAGGCTGAAAACTACAAGGAATGGACCATGATGCAAAAAGGTGGTGCTTCCCTGTCTCCTTACTATGAGTTTGACTCCAAAATTCCAGCTGAGACTAAAGCGAAAGTCGAAGAACTGGCTGCCAAAATCAAGGCAGGTGAGTTCGAAGTCGAAATCATCGACGATGAACCAAAATCAACATTCTGA
- a CDS encoding FAD-binding dehydrogenase yields MTEQMDAIVVGGGIAGIITALELAESSLNVLILDRDKADKFGGLAKESFGGMFFVDSPEQRKAKIEDSPELALSDWNSFAEFGPEDHWPRAWAKAYVERNIPDIYEAVTARGISYFPVVNWVERGMYRPGNSIPRFHLVWGTGYELARVYIDHLKKHIDADRVKVLFGHRVEKLERAAGRISGVSGQREVSGEPFSYSANVVVVAAGGINGSDAKIRQHWQSEWTAAPDVILNGSHQYADGRLHEAVQAQGGTVTHLDKMWDYAAGVHHPRPRKPRHGLSLVPPKTALWLDAGGRRFGPEPLVSGYDTWELVRRVCAQEHKYSWAILNRKIALKELAISGAESNPAVRDKKKIKFLNTILFGNHELVNDMVDNCIDFVSAGSVDELATKMNALENPVKIDPDVLRSEIEAYDAQIRLPEKYQNDDQLRRISHLRQYRGDRVRICKKQPIMDEKAMPLIAIRQFIISRKSLGGIQTNLEGQVLDSEGFPIEGLYAVGEATGFGGGGMHGKRALEGTFLGGCVLTARYAAAAIAGELR; encoded by the coding sequence ATGACTGAACAGATGGATGCCATTGTTGTCGGCGGTGGGATTGCCGGCATCATCACGGCACTGGAACTTGCAGAGAGCAGCTTGAACGTTCTGATCCTGGATCGGGATAAGGCGGATAAGTTTGGCGGTTTAGCCAAGGAAAGCTTTGGGGGCATGTTCTTTGTTGATAGCCCCGAACAGCGCAAAGCTAAGATTGAGGACAGTCCTGAACTTGCGCTTTCAGACTGGAACTCTTTTGCTGAGTTTGGACCTGAGGATCATTGGCCACGAGCTTGGGCAAAAGCCTATGTTGAGCGTAATATTCCCGATATTTATGAGGCTGTAACCGCCCGTGGGATTTCTTATTTTCCGGTCGTAAACTGGGTGGAGCGAGGCATGTACAGGCCTGGTAACTCCATCCCCCGTTTTCATCTTGTCTGGGGTACCGGGTATGAGTTGGCACGGGTCTATATTGACCACCTCAAAAAGCACATCGACGCCGATCGGGTTAAGGTTCTGTTTGGCCACCGGGTCGAAAAGCTGGAGCGTGCTGCGGGTCGAATTAGCGGCGTTTCCGGTCAACGTGAAGTAAGCGGGGAGCCATTTTCATATTCTGCAAATGTGGTCGTGGTTGCCGCTGGCGGGATTAACGGCAGTGATGCGAAAATTCGTCAACACTGGCAAAGTGAGTGGACAGCAGCTCCAGACGTGATCCTGAACGGCTCCCACCAATATGCGGATGGCCGGTTGCATGAGGCAGTTCAAGCGCAGGGCGGTACAGTCACTCATTTAGACAAAATGTGGGATTATGCAGCAGGTGTTCACCATCCCAGACCAAGAAAACCGCGGCATGGGCTTAGTTTGGTTCCGCCCAAGACAGCGCTTTGGCTTGATGCTGGCGGACGACGGTTTGGACCGGAGCCACTTGTTTCAGGTTATGATACATGGGAGCTGGTTCGGCGGGTTTGCGCGCAGGAGCATAAATACTCCTGGGCGATTTTGAACCGAAAAATAGCATTGAAAGAGTTGGCAATTTCAGGCGCAGAATCTAACCCTGCTGTCAGGGATAAGAAGAAAATAAAATTCCTGAATACAATCCTGTTTGGCAATCATGAGCTGGTCAATGACATGGTGGATAACTGTATTGATTTTGTCTCCGCAGGGTCCGTTGACGAATTGGCCACCAAGATGAATGCTCTCGAAAATCCGGTAAAAATAGACCCCGACGTTTTGAGGTCGGAGATAGAGGCCTATGACGCGCAAATCCGGTTGCCAGAGAAGTATCAAAACGATGATCAACTTCGCCGCATCAGCCACCTTCGTCAGTATCGAGGAGACCGGGTGCGGATTTGTAAGAAGCAACCGATTATGGATGAAAAAGCCATGCCGCTGATAGCGATCCGGCAATTTATCATCAGCCGGAAAAGCCTTGGCGGGATCCAGACAAATCTGGAGGGACAGGTCTTGGATAGTGAAGGGTTCCCTATTGAGGGTCTTTATGCGGTTGGAGAGGCGACCGGTTTTGGTGGTGGTGGCATGCATGGCAAACGGGCATTGGAAGGAACGTTTTTGGGAGGATGCGTGCTGACGGCAAGATATGCCGCAGCAGCCATCGCAGGAGAGTTGAGATGA
- a CDS encoding thiamine pyrophosphate-binding protein: MKKTGAELARFALEQVGVTHTFGIPGVHNTELYDQLNLSRQITPIQVTHEAGAAFMADAVSRVSDSIGTIVVVPAAGLTHAASGIGEAFLDGIPMLVICGGTRNDLEFEFQLHQMDQHQFMKGLTKETFLVKSHQDVIPMLYEAYGIATSGEPGPVFVEIPVNIQLMAGEVSDMPAYHPLEKGNVKADLSDALNEAAELIRSAKRPCIFAGWGSRDAAPELTTLAERLTAPVATTLQGLSVFPADHPLHVGMGIGPSTVPAAQKAFEDCDCLIAIGTRFSEIPTGSFGAKVPENLIHIDINPDALGANYPAKVGIAGDAQAVLQGLLETLGNDTGTRDRAKAALEELISTSKSAYREEWYGHDSKGRVNPARFFDGLDRSLGSDAIIVVDDGNHTFLAAELLPVHRVKGFICPSDFNCMGYAAPAAIGAKLASPSSDVVAVIGDGAFTMTCMEILTASRNKLGIVYYVFNDGELSQIAQAQDLPYNQKTCTVMGELNVAAIAAATGAEYLEILSNKNAEGVAKDALSVARGGKPVIVNVLIDYSKKTAFTKGTVQTNFKRFPVGTKVRILGRSLYRRLVP; the protein is encoded by the coding sequence ATGAAGAAAACCGGCGCAGAACTGGCTCGCTTTGCCCTGGAACAGGTGGGCGTAACCCACACATTCGGCATTCCAGGCGTCCATAATACGGAACTTTACGATCAACTAAATCTGTCGAGACAAATCACACCGATCCAGGTGACGCATGAGGCGGGTGCCGCCTTTATGGCGGATGCGGTAAGTCGAGTTAGTGATAGTATTGGAACGATTGTTGTTGTGCCAGCCGCTGGATTAACTCACGCCGCCAGTGGGATTGGTGAGGCGTTTCTGGATGGAATTCCCATGCTGGTGATCTGCGGCGGAACCCGAAATGATCTGGAGTTTGAGTTTCAGCTTCATCAGATGGACCAACATCAATTTATGAAAGGTCTGACCAAGGAAACCTTTTTGGTCAAGAGCCATCAAGATGTGATCCCAATGCTGTATGAGGCTTACGGGATTGCAACTTCAGGGGAGCCCGGTCCCGTTTTCGTGGAAATTCCGGTCAACATCCAATTGATGGCAGGGGAAGTCTCTGACATGCCTGCCTATCATCCGCTTGAAAAAGGGAATGTGAAGGCGGATCTTTCAGATGCCTTGAATGAGGCGGCTGAGCTTATCCGAAGCGCAAAGCGGCCTTGTATTTTTGCCGGGTGGGGAAGCCGGGATGCAGCACCCGAACTAACGACTTTGGCCGAAAGGCTGACTGCGCCAGTTGCAACGACGTTGCAAGGGCTGTCTGTCTTTCCCGCAGATCATCCGCTCCATGTGGGGATGGGCATTGGGCCGTCTACTGTTCCCGCAGCCCAGAAAGCATTTGAAGACTGCGATTGCCTGATTGCGATCGGAACCCGGTTCAGTGAAATTCCAACGGGCAGCTTTGGGGCCAAGGTTCCCGAAAATCTGATCCATATTGATATCAATCCAGATGCTTTAGGGGCCAATTATCCGGCAAAGGTTGGCATTGCGGGGGACGCGCAAGCTGTTTTGCAAGGATTGCTTGAAACTCTCGGCAATGATACCGGAACGCGGGATCGGGCAAAGGCAGCTCTGGAAGAGCTTATCTCTACTTCAAAATCGGCTTATCGAGAAGAATGGTATGGCCATGATAGTAAGGGTCGAGTTAATCCGGCCCGGTTTTTTGACGGGCTGGATCGGTCGCTTGGATCCGATGCAATTATTGTCGTGGACGATGGAAATCATACCTTTTTGGCGGCGGAATTATTACCTGTTCATCGGGTAAAAGGCTTTATCTGTCCGTCTGATTTTAACTGCATGGGGTATGCGGCTCCAGCAGCTATCGGTGCTAAGTTGGCCTCCCCAAGTTCTGATGTGGTTGCCGTCATCGGGGACGGGGCGTTTACCATGACCTGTATGGAGATTCTAACCGCAAGCCGGAATAAACTTGGGATTGTCTATTATGTCTTCAATGATGGGGAATTATCGCAAATCGCCCAAGCGCAGGATCTTCCCTATAACCAGAAAACATGCACTGTGATGGGAGAGCTGAACGTAGCGGCAATCGCCGCCGCCACAGGGGCGGAGTATCTTGAAATTCTTTCCAACAAAAATGCGGAAGGTGTCGCGAAGGATGCGCTTTCGGTTGCAAGGGGCGGAAAGCCTGTAATCGTAAATGTACTTATTGATTATTCCAAGAAAACCGCATTTACAAAGGGAACCGTTCAAACCAACTTTAAACGGTTCCCCGTTGGCACAAAGGTCAGGATCTTGGGCCGGTCTCTATACCGGCGACTTGTTCCTTAA
- a CDS encoding ABC transporter permease — MQLEPRLNTPIWMSIAAPILAVIAALILCAGLIIWADVPVIPSYIALIKGAFGSKFAIAETLVRATPLMLTGLAAAVAFRAKLWNIGGEGQLYVGALAATYFGTGLITLPSGLMIPFLFVVGAIAGGLLLLVPALLKTRLKVDEVVTTLLLNFIILLLTNYLLFGPWKDPMAMGWPQGAPIIDEGILPKLIAKTRLHGGLIFSLIAAISVWIVMTKTKWGLEIRAVGINQDAARFAGIPINKTIIRTALISGGLAACAGVTEVAGTKEYLTLDISPGFGYTGIAVAMLAGLNPLGVVVAALFIAGIYNGADSMSRAMDVSNYIADVITATSLLLVMLAVMLTRMKIRFAK, encoded by the coding sequence ATGCAGCTTGAACCTAGATTAAATACACCCATTTGGATGTCTATTGCCGCGCCCATCTTGGCGGTGATTGCTGCACTTATTTTATGTGCAGGGCTAATTATCTGGGCTGATGTGCCCGTGATACCTTCCTATATCGCTTTGATAAAAGGTGCTTTTGGATCCAAGTTTGCCATCGCAGAAACTTTGGTTCGAGCGACACCGCTGATGTTGACCGGGTTGGCTGCGGCTGTTGCCTTTCGCGCCAAGCTTTGGAACATCGGGGGGGAGGGACAGCTATATGTGGGCGCCCTTGCTGCCACATATTTTGGAACCGGTTTGATCACTTTACCAAGCGGATTGATGATCCCTTTTCTCTTCGTTGTAGGGGCGATCGCAGGGGGACTTCTATTGTTGGTCCCGGCTCTTTTGAAAACGCGCCTGAAGGTGGATGAAGTCGTCACCACGCTACTTTTGAACTTCATTATTCTTTTGCTGACAAATTATCTGCTCTTCGGCCCATGGAAGGATCCAATGGCGATGGGCTGGCCGCAAGGCGCGCCGATTATTGACGAAGGGATCCTGCCCAAGTTAATTGCCAAGACCCGCCTGCATGGGGGACTGATTTTCTCCCTGATCGCTGCGATCAGTGTCTGGATTGTCATGACCAAAACAAAATGGGGGTTGGAGATCCGTGCCGTTGGTATCAATCAGGATGCTGCGCGATTTGCCGGAATTCCCATCAATAAAACCATCATCCGGACCGCGTTGATTTCCGGCGGCTTGGCTGCATGTGCCGGTGTGACGGAGGTTGCTGGAACGAAGGAATATCTCACGCTCGATATCTCGCCGGGCTTTGGTTACACCGGAATTGCTGTGGCTATGTTGGCAGGTCTAAATCCGCTCGGTGTTGTTGTGGCAGCGCTTTTCATCGCGGGAATTTACAACGGCGCCGACAGCATGAGCAGGGCTATGGATGTTTCTAATTATATTGCGGATGTAATCACTGCGACCTCGCTGTTGTTGGTGATGCTGGCGGTCATGCTGACGCGGATGAAAATCCGCTTTGCCAAATAG
- a CDS encoding glutathione S-transferase, which translates to MHLLLGNRRYSSWSLRGYLAVKFAGLEVEETVIPLFQEDTAAKIKAIAPDAPARVPVLVTDQGDAVWDTLSIFEYAAEKSRKGPLWPKDEAARARARSITAEMHSSFVPLRSVVPMNLARVDEFEPLPDDVQADVDRIVQIWTDCRAKYGSEGPFLFGKLSLADAAFAPVAVRFKSRSLPLPEVASAYIDALWALPDFVTWRELAEAEPWIIDQ; encoded by the coding sequence ATGCATTTATTGCTCGGAAACAGGCGGTATTCATCCTGGTCACTGAGGGGATATCTGGCGGTCAAATTTGCTGGTCTTGAAGTTGAGGAGACAGTTATTCCCCTCTTTCAGGAAGACACGGCCGCTAAAATTAAAGCAATAGCGCCTGATGCACCGGCTCGGGTTCCTGTCCTGGTTACAGATCAAGGAGACGCTGTTTGGGACACCTTGTCCATTTTTGAATATGCCGCAGAGAAATCCCGGAAGGGGCCGCTCTGGCCGAAGGATGAGGCAGCCCGCGCCCGTGCCCGTTCGATTACGGCGGAAATGCATTCTTCTTTCGTGCCGCTTCGAAGCGTGGTGCCCATGAACCTTGCCCGAGTAGATGAATTTGAGCCGCTTCCGGATGACGTTCAGGCTGATGTGGATCGAATCGTTCAAATCTGGACGGATTGCCGGGCAAAATATGGATCGGAGGGGCCTTTTCTGTTTGGCAAGTTATCGCTTGCAGATGCCGCCTTTGCGCCCGTTGCAGTGCGATTTAAAAGCCGCTCTCTTCCGCTTCCAGAAGTTGCCTCAGCCTATATTGACGCGCTTTGGGCGTTGCCCGATTTTGTCACTTGGCGTGAACTGGCTGAAGCTGAGCCCTGGATCATAGATCAATAA
- a CDS encoding ABC transporter ATP-binding protein has product MAASQPVLSVNNITKKFGDLVANDAISFTLHKGKVLSLLGENGAGKTTLMNIIFGHYAADEGSVEIFGKTLTAANPAEALALGVGMVHQHFTLADNLTVLENIILGTEPLWQLRQDKQKGRNRLVELSQEFGLHVDPDRLIRDLTVGEKQRVEILKALYRGAKILILDEPTAVLTPQETDQLFKILKDMLALGLSVIFISHKLGEVMEIADDIVVLRHGKLVAEFPKSEASREIIAEKMVGEVIPKPKRKPMPAGATLLKMSDIEVKGEEGQPLLRGLSFELKRNQVIGIAGVSGNGQKPFSDLISGIISPTDGLFDLHGEKVERFDPRFMLSKGIGRIPEDRHHQGVVGDFSIEENMILETYEADRFSAFGWMKQLNITEHAKALIKGFDIRGANPKTVIRGLSGGNMQKVILSRVLENQPEVILANQPTRGLDVGAATFVHEQLFKAREAGAGIILISEDLEELLAVSDQVAVMYHGQLSPPQPVEQVTLQELGLLMSGEGFVPAGKGAAHAA; this is encoded by the coding sequence TTGGCCGCTTCGCAACCTGTCTTAAGCGTCAATAACATCACAAAAAAATTTGGTGATCTTGTGGCCAATGACGCCATCAGCTTTACCCTTCACAAGGGCAAAGTTCTCTCACTGTTGGGAGAGAACGGGGCTGGCAAGACCACATTGATGAATATCATCTTTGGTCATTACGCTGCAGATGAGGGCAGCGTTGAGATATTTGGAAAGACGCTGACGGCGGCCAATCCGGCAGAGGCTCTCGCCCTTGGTGTTGGCATGGTGCATCAGCATTTTACCCTGGCCGATAACCTGACCGTTCTGGAAAATATTATTTTAGGAACCGAGCCATTATGGCAGCTTCGCCAGGATAAGCAGAAAGGACGAAACCGGCTGGTTGAACTTTCGCAGGAGTTTGGCTTGCATGTGGATCCCGATCGGTTGATCCGCGACCTGACCGTTGGGGAAAAACAACGGGTTGAAATTCTAAAAGCCCTGTATCGGGGGGCGAAAATCCTGATCCTGGATGAGCCGACAGCCGTGCTCACGCCGCAGGAGACCGATCAGTTATTCAAGATCCTGAAAGATATGCTGGCGCTTGGCCTCTCGGTGATTTTCATTTCCCATAAACTGGGCGAAGTCATGGAAATTGCTGATGATATTGTAGTGTTGCGTCATGGCAAACTGGTGGCAGAGTTTCCAAAGAGCGAGGCTTCCCGCGAGATTATTGCGGAAAAAATGGTGGGTGAGGTCATTCCCAAGCCCAAGCGCAAACCCATGCCTGCGGGTGCGACCTTACTGAAAATGTCAGATATTGAGGTTAAGGGAGAAGAGGGGCAACCGCTGCTTCGGGGCTTGAGTTTCGAGTTGAAGCGCAACCAGGTAATTGGCATCGCGGGTGTTTCCGGTAATGGGCAAAAGCCCTTTTCTGATTTGATTTCCGGGATTATCAGTCCAACAGACGGATTGTTTGATTTGCATGGCGAAAAAGTAGAGCGATTTGATCCCCGCTTCATGCTGTCAAAGGGGATCGGTAGGATCCCAGAGGATCGCCATCATCAAGGAGTTGTCGGGGATTTTTCCATCGAGGAAAACATGATCCTTGAGACATATGAAGCCGACCGGTTTTCTGCGTTCGGCTGGATGAAACAACTGAATATTACAGAGCATGCCAAAGCCCTGATTAAGGGTTTCGATATCCGGGGGGCGAACCCCAAAACCGTGATCCGGGGGCTATCTGGCGGCAATATGCAAAAGGTGATTTTGTCTCGGGTTTTGGAAAACCAGCCTGAGGTTATTTTAGCCAATCAGCCGACCCGTGGTTTGGATGTTGGCGCGGCCACCTTTGTGCATGAACAGCTTTTCAAGGCGAGAGAGGCGGGCGCAGGGATTATTCTGATATCTGAAGATCTGGAGGAGTTGCTGGCAGTCTCCGATCAGGTGGCTGTTATGTATCACGGCCAGTTAAGTCCGCCCCAGCCGGTGGAGCAGGTGACATTGCAGGAGCTTGGGTTATTGATGAGTGGAGAGGGTTTCGTGCCTGCTGGTAAAGGAGCTGCCCATGCAGCTTGA